In the genome of Lacerta agilis isolate rLacAgi1 chromosome 2, rLacAgi1.pri, whole genome shotgun sequence, one region contains:
- the HEMK1 gene encoding LOW QUALITY PROTEIN: MTRF1L release factor glutamine methyltransferase (The sequence of the model RefSeq protein was modified relative to this genomic sequence to represent the inferred CDS: inserted 1 base in 1 codon; deleted 1 base in 1 codon), which yields MKVLTSSLYRKLLSLFPHLGKSPAKGSNLNPCHRLLRKYFCYKAGVVTAADLVNYWQGVFEVNDIPEAQASSEYIVSHVLGAKTFQSLTASSISTPLSAKQQEQIQQLCAKRLQRMPVQYVLGEWDFQDLTLKMKPPVFIPRPETEELVSLIVDEECRKRLTSANCKHPQLSPVSSGLVILEVGCGSGAIALSLLKKLPHTRVIAIDKSQAAVNLAKENAARLHLQDRVKILHHDVSSGSWECLLPWGLVDTIISNPPYXFHEDMTQLAAEILRYEDLGALDGGKDGMSVIKQILKLASYILKDGRSVFLEVDPRHPEMVENWLCSHPDLLLFVSATHNDFCGKPRFLHIQKHGGENNRRF from the exons ATGAAAGTTCTTACCAGCTCTTTGTACAGGAAGCTTTTGAGTTTGTTCCCTCATCTTGGGAAGAGTCCTGCCAAAGGCTCCAATCTAAATCCCTGTCACAGACTGCTAAGAAAGTATTTCTGTTATAAGGCAGGTGTGGTAACAGCTGCTGACCTGGTCAACTACTGGCAAGGCGTGTTTGAAGTGAATGATATCCCCGAAGCACAGGCATCTTCCGAATATATTGTTTCTCATGTCCTGGGAGCGAAAACA TTCCAGAGCTTGACTGCTAGCAGCATCTCTACTCCCCTCTCCGCAAAGCAACAAGAACAGATCCAGCAGCTATGTGCAAAACGGCTACAAAG GATGCCAGTGCAATATGTTCTGGGTGAGTGGGATTTCCAGGATCTGACACTCAAGATGAAACCTCCAGTCTTCATTCCTCGACCAGAGACAGAG GAACTGGTCTCCCTTATTGTGGATGAAGAATGCAGGAAGCGATTGACCTCAGCAAACTGCAAGCATCCCCAGCTGTCTCCAGTGAGCAGTGGGCTTGTGATCCTGGAGGTTGGCTGTGGCTCAGGGGCGATTGCTCTGAGTCTTCTGAAGAAACTGCCTCAT ACCAGAGTCATTGCCATAGATAAATCACAAGCTGCTGTGAATCTCGCCAAGGAAAATGCAGCAAG GTTACATCTGCAGGACAGGGTAAAGATCCTTCACCATGATGTGTCTTCAG GTTCTTGGGAATGCCTACTGCCCTGGGGTTTGGTAGATACTATAATCAGTAACCCACCGT ATTTCCATGAAGACATGACTCAGTTGGCGGCAGAAATTCTCAG ATATGAGGATCTTGGTGCACTGGATGGAGGAAAGGATGGGATGAGTGTAATAAAACAGATTCTG AAATTGGCTTCATACATCCTCAAGGATGGCAG GAGTGTGTTTCTAGAAGTTGACCCCAGGCATCCAGAGATGGTGGAGAACTGGCTGTGCAGTCACCCTGACTTGCTTCTCTTTGTGTCTGCCACGCATAACGACTTTTGTGGAAA GCCAAGGTTCCTGCATATCCAGAAACATGGGGGAGAAAACAACAGAAGATTCTGA